A single region of the Winslowiella toletana genome encodes:
- the hemP gene encoding hemin uptake protein HemP — protein MDKSPSTCAIPETGHSLRQVDSKLLLGSEGRVVILHQGQQYILRQTQAGKLILTK, from the coding sequence ATGGATAAATCCCCTTCCACCTGCGCCATACCGGAAACCGGGCACAGCCTGCGGCAGGTCGACAGCAAATTGCTGTTAGGCAGTGAAGGTCGCGTTGTCATCCTGCATCAGGGTCAGCAATACATTTTGCGTCAGACCCAGGCCGGTAAACTTATCCTGACGAAGTAA
- the ppsA gene encoding phosphoenolpyruvate synthase, with translation MSNIGEVPLVLWYNQLGMNDVDRVGGKNASLGEMITNLSSLGVSVPNGFATTSDAFNQFLDQSGVNQRIYQLLDNTNIDDVDELAKAGKQIRQWIVDTPFQPELEQAILAAYQQLSADDADASFAVRSSATAEDMPDASFAGQQETFLNVQGIEAVMVAVKHVYASLFNDRAISYRVHQGYDHRGVALSAGVQRMVRSDLASSGVMFTIDTESGFDQVVFITAALGLGEMVVQGAVNPDEFYVHKPTLAAGRPSIVRRNMGSKKIRMVYADSKQHGEQVRIEDVPQQQRDRFCLSDDEVQALAQQAVQIEQHYQRPMDIEWAKDGHTGKLFIVQARPETVRSNGQVMERYSLQGKGKVVVEGRAIGHRIGAGAVKVIHDISEMNRIEKGDVLVTDMTDPDWEPIMKKASAIVTNRGGRTCHAAIIARELGIPAVVGCGDATERLSEGHNVTVSCAEGDTGYVYDDLLDFDVTSSQVDKMPDLPLKIMMNVGNPDRAFDFACLPNEGVGLARLEFIINRMIGVHPRALLEFDQQTPQLQQQIREMMKGFDDPVEFYIARLTEGIATLGAAFAPKRVIVRLSDFKSNEYANLVGGERYEPEEENPMLGFRGAGRYVSDSFRDCFALECKAVKRVRNEMGLTNVEIMVPFVRTVAQAKAVVEELARQGLKRGEDGLKLIMMCEIPSNALLAEQFLEYFDGFSIGSNDMTQLALGLDRDSGVVSELFDERNEAVKALLSMAIRAAKKQGKYVGICGQGPSDHEDFAAWLMEEGIDSLSLNPDTVVQTWLSLAQIK, from the coding sequence ATGTCCAATATAGGCGAAGTGCCGCTAGTGCTTTGGTACAACCAGCTCGGCATGAATGATGTTGATCGGGTGGGAGGCAAAAATGCTTCTCTGGGTGAAATGATTACCAATTTGTCTTCACTGGGTGTGTCAGTGCCAAACGGCTTTGCTACCACCTCCGATGCTTTTAATCAATTTCTGGACCAAAGTGGCGTCAACCAGCGGATTTATCAGTTGCTGGATAACACCAATATTGATGATGTTGATGAACTGGCAAAAGCCGGGAAACAGATCCGTCAGTGGATCGTTGATACCCCCTTCCAACCGGAACTGGAGCAGGCCATTCTTGCTGCCTATCAACAACTCTCTGCCGATGACGCCGATGCCTCATTTGCCGTGCGCTCCTCGGCTACCGCAGAAGATATGCCCGACGCGTCGTTTGCCGGCCAGCAGGAGACTTTCCTGAATGTGCAGGGCATTGAGGCGGTGATGGTGGCGGTGAAACACGTTTACGCTTCATTATTTAACGATCGGGCCATCTCTTATCGTGTGCATCAGGGCTACGACCATCGTGGCGTGGCGCTCTCCGCCGGGGTGCAGCGCATGGTGCGTTCTGACCTCGCTTCCTCAGGCGTGATGTTTACCATTGATACCGAATCCGGTTTTGATCAGGTGGTGTTTATCACCGCTGCTCTGGGACTGGGAGAAATGGTGGTGCAGGGCGCGGTTAACCCTGATGAATTTTACGTGCACAAACCGACGCTGGCAGCCGGTCGGCCGTCAATTGTGCGGCGCAATATGGGTTCGAAAAAAATTCGCATGGTCTATGCTGACTCGAAACAGCATGGTGAGCAAGTTCGGATCGAAGATGTGCCGCAGCAACAGCGTGACCGTTTCTGCCTGTCCGATGACGAAGTGCAGGCGCTGGCGCAGCAGGCGGTACAAATCGAGCAACACTACCAGCGGCCGATGGATATTGAATGGGCGAAGGATGGCCATACCGGCAAGCTGTTTATCGTGCAGGCGCGCCCTGAAACCGTGCGTTCCAACGGCCAGGTGATGGAGCGCTACAGCTTACAGGGCAAAGGCAAGGTGGTGGTTGAAGGCCGTGCTATCGGCCATCGCATCGGTGCCGGTGCGGTAAAAGTGATTCACGATATCAGTGAAATGAACCGCATTGAAAAAGGCGACGTGCTGGTTACTGACATGACTGACCCGGACTGGGAACCGATCATGAAAAAGGCCTCGGCGATTGTCACCAACCGGGGCGGGCGTACCTGCCATGCGGCGATTATCGCCCGTGAGCTGGGGATTCCGGCGGTAGTGGGCTGCGGTGATGCCACTGAGCGCCTGAGTGAAGGGCATAATGTTACGGTTTCCTGTGCCGAAGGTGATACCGGCTACGTCTATGACGATCTGCTTGATTTCGACGTGACCAGTTCGCAGGTGGATAAAATGCCGGACCTGCCGCTGAAAATTATGATGAACGTCGGCAACCCGGATCGTGCCTTTGATTTCGCCTGTCTGCCGAATGAAGGTGTTGGCCTGGCGCGACTGGAGTTTATTATTAACCGTATGATTGGCGTGCATCCCAGGGCGCTGCTGGAATTCGATCAACAGACCCCGCAACTGCAACAGCAGATTCGCGAGATGATGAAAGGTTTCGACGATCCGGTTGAATTCTATATTGCCCGCCTGACCGAAGGCATCGCCACGCTGGGCGCGGCCTTTGCACCCAAGCGGGTGATCGTGCGTCTCTCTGACTTTAAATCCAATGAGTACGCCAACCTGGTGGGCGGCGAGCGCTATGAGCCGGAAGAGGAAAACCCGATGCTCGGTTTCCGTGGTGCCGGGCGCTACGTTTCAGACAGCTTCCGCGACTGTTTTGCCCTCGAGTGCAAAGCGGTCAAGCGGGTGCGTAATGAGATGGGGCTGACCAACGTTGAGATCATGGTGCCGTTTGTACGTACCGTGGCGCAGGCGAAGGCGGTGGTCGAGGAGCTGGCACGTCAGGGGCTAAAGCGCGGCGAGGACGGTCTGAAGCTGATCATGATGTGTGAGATCCCATCAAATGCCTTACTTGCCGAGCAGTTTCTTGAGTATTTCGATGGCTTCTCGATTGGCTCTAACGATATGACTCAGTTGGCGTTAGGTCTGGATCGTGACTCCGGCGTGGTATCCGAGCTGTTTGACGAGCGCAATGAGGCGGTGAAAGCGCTGCTGTCAATGGCGATTCGCGCGGCGAAGAAGCAGGGTAAATATGTCGGCATCTGCGGCCAGGGGCCATCCGATCACGAAGATTTTGCCGCGTGGCTGATGGAAGAGGGCATCGACAGTTTGTCACTTAACCCGGATACCGTGGTACAGACCTGGCTGAGCCTGGCGCAAATTAAATAA
- a CDS encoding 3-deoxy-7-phosphoheptulonate synthase, translated as MNKTDELRTARIESLITPEQLALKHPITAAIAENVTASRKRIARILTGEDKRLLVVIGPCSLHDPKAAVEYATRLNALRVKHQHRLEIVMRTYFEKPRTVVGWKGLISDPDLDGSFRVNHGLEIARKLLLDINALGMPTATEFLDMVIGQFISDLISWGAIGARTTESQIHREMASALSCPVGFKNGTDGNTQIAVDAIRAARASHMFLSSDKYGQMTIYQTSGNPSGHIIMRGGKQPNYHAEDIAAAAASLREFHLPQQLVVDFSHANCLKQHRRQRDVAESVAQQIRDGSQAIAGVMIESFLQEGTQKVIAGQPLVYGQSITDPCLGWEDSEAVLALLAQAIDCRF; from the coding sequence ATGAATAAAACAGATGAACTGCGAACCGCGCGCATCGAGAGCCTGATTACGCCTGAGCAACTGGCGTTAAAGCATCCGATAACCGCCGCCATTGCAGAAAACGTGACAGCGTCACGTAAACGCATTGCCCGTATCCTGACCGGGGAAGATAAACGCCTGTTGGTCGTGATTGGCCCCTGCTCACTGCACGATCCCAAAGCTGCCGTTGAGTATGCTACCCGACTTAACGCTTTACGGGTTAAACACCAGCATCGGCTGGAAATCGTAATGCGCACCTATTTCGAAAAGCCGCGTACCGTGGTCGGCTGGAAAGGACTGATCTCCGATCCCGATCTCGATGGCAGCTTTCGCGTCAATCATGGCCTTGAAATCGCCCGTAAGCTGCTGCTGGATATCAATGCGCTGGGAATGCCAACCGCCACCGAATTTCTTGATATGGTGATCGGCCAGTTTATTTCCGACCTGATCAGCTGGGGTGCCATCGGCGCGCGTACCACTGAAAGCCAGATTCACCGCGAGATGGCGTCGGCTCTCTCCTGCCCGGTCGGCTTTAAAAATGGGACCGATGGCAACACGCAAATCGCCGTCGATGCCATCCGTGCGGCGCGTGCCAGCCATATGTTTCTGTCATCTGATAAATACGGGCAGATGACCATTTATCAGACCAGCGGCAATCCGTCCGGTCATATCATTATGCGCGGCGGCAAACAGCCTAACTATCATGCGGAAGATATTGCCGCCGCCGCTGCCAGCCTGCGCGAGTTTCACCTGCCGCAACAGCTGGTCGTCGACTTCAGCCATGCCAACTGTCTGAAACAACATCGCCGCCAGCGCGACGTGGCAGAATCGGTGGCGCAACAGATCCGCGACGGATCGCAGGCGATTGCTGGCGTGATGATTGAAAGCTTCCTGCAGGAAGGTACGCAAAAAGTGATTGCCGGACAACCGCTGGTTTATGGCCAGTCAATTACCGATCCCTGCCTCGGCTGGGAAGACAGTGAAGCCGTGCTGGCCCTGCTGGCGCAAGCCATCGACTGCCGCTTCTGA
- a CDS encoding heme ABC transporter ATP-binding protein has protein sequence MHNQLQASSLSYRVAGRTLIDDVSLQLRAGEMVSLIGPNGAGKSTLLRLLTGYLMASDGSCQLQQIPLDRWPRQSLAQQRAVMRQQSAVAFPLAVEDVVAMGRAPWPQQPAAPVVREVMALTGCDVLAKRDYRQLSGGEQQRVQLARALAQLWHDDGPQGWLFLDEPTSALDLYHQQHALRLLHQLTRNGKLTVCCVLHDLNLAALWSDRMMLLHCGKLVASGTPAEVMTESILTRWYQADLMVLPHASEAVPQIALRR, from the coding sequence ATGCATAACCAGTTACAGGCCAGTTCCCTCAGTTATCGCGTCGCCGGACGCACGCTGATTGACGACGTCTCATTGCAGCTGCGCGCCGGTGAGATGGTATCCCTGATTGGCCCAAACGGTGCCGGTAAATCAACGCTCTTGCGCCTGCTTACCGGTTATCTGATGGCTTCTGACGGCAGTTGCCAGCTACAGCAGATACCGCTCGATCGCTGGCCGCGTCAATCTCTGGCACAGCAACGTGCAGTCATGCGTCAGCAGAGCGCGGTAGCATTTCCGTTGGCGGTTGAAGATGTGGTTGCGATGGGTCGCGCGCCCTGGCCGCAGCAGCCGGCAGCACCGGTAGTCAGAGAAGTGATGGCATTAACCGGCTGTGATGTGCTGGCGAAGCGCGATTATCGGCAGCTTTCCGGCGGCGAACAGCAGCGGGTGCAGTTAGCCAGAGCGCTGGCACAACTCTGGCACGACGACGGTCCGCAAGGCTGGTTATTTCTCGATGAGCCGACTTCGGCGCTCGATCTTTACCATCAGCAACACGCCTTGCGCCTGCTGCATCAGCTGACGCGTAATGGCAAGCTAACGGTATGCTGCGTGCTGCACGACCTGAACCTGGCTGCACTGTGGTCAGATCGCATGATGCTGTTGCATTGCGGCAAGCTGGTTGCCAGCGGCACGCCAGCTGAGGTGATGACCGAATCGATTCTGACGCGCTGGTACCAGGCCGACCTGATGGTACTGCCTCACGCCAGTGAAGCCGTGCCCCAGATCGCCCTGCGCCGTTAA
- a CDS encoding TonB-dependent hemoglobin/transferrin/lactoferrin family receptor, translating to MPHLPSAGPRLSRLTLAISCALPLFAQAADTASDRNQTNAKNDQMTVVATGNSRSSFEAPMMVTVIDGNSPESQTASSAADMLRNVPGITISGTGRTNGQDLSMRGYDRRGVLTLVDGIRQGTDTGHLNSVFLDPALIKRIEVVRGPSALLYGSGALGGVISYETVDAADLLEPGKNSGYRVFSNAATGDHSFGLGASAFGRTDDLDGVLSWSSRDRGDIRQSSGADAPNDESISNLLAKGSWKLDPAQTLSGSLRYYNNNAQEPVNPQVVQPGTGNLMTDRSTIQRDVQLGYHLDPSDMEWLNANLTTYWSETRINAGTRDTGSQYREQTTKGLKLDNRSRLFADSFASHLFTYGGEYYRQEQHPGGTTTSFPQAKIDFSSGWLQDEITLRDIPASLVLGTRYDNYSGSSDGYADVDADKWSSRAALSVTPTDWLMLFGSYAQAFRAPTMGEMYNDDVHFSFPGYVNRWVPNPNLRPETNSTREAGFGLRFDDLLMANDGIEFKASYFDTEAKDYISTTVDFAAATTQSYNVPQAKIWGWDMSLKYNTDVFSWDLAYNRTRGKDSDTGEWISSLNPDTVTSILDVPIAQTAFSVGWVGTFVERSTHISSTYANQPGYAVNDFYLRYKGQDRLKGLTTTLVLANAFEKEYYSTQGIPQDGINGKVFVSYQW from the coding sequence ATGCCTCACTTACCTTCAGCCGGTCCGCGCCTGTCGCGTTTAACGCTGGCTATTTCCTGTGCTTTACCGCTTTTCGCACAGGCAGCTGACACCGCCAGCGATCGCAACCAAACTAACGCAAAAAACGATCAAATGACGGTGGTCGCTACCGGTAACTCGCGCAGCAGCTTTGAAGCACCGATGATGGTGACGGTGATTGATGGCAATTCGCCTGAGTCACAAACCGCCTCTTCTGCCGCCGATATGCTGCGCAACGTTCCGGGGATAACCATCAGCGGTACCGGTCGTACTAATGGCCAGGACCTGAGTATGCGTGGCTACGATCGCCGCGGCGTTTTAACGCTGGTAGACGGCATTCGTCAGGGAACCGATACTGGCCACCTGAACAGTGTGTTTCTTGATCCGGCGTTAATTAAACGCATCGAAGTGGTGCGTGGCCCTTCAGCGCTACTGTATGGCAGCGGCGCGCTGGGCGGCGTTATCTCGTATGAAACGGTGGATGCCGCCGATTTGCTGGAACCGGGTAAAAACAGTGGTTATCGCGTATTCAGCAACGCGGCAACCGGCGATCACAGCTTCGGTTTAGGCGCCAGCGCCTTTGGCCGTACTGACGATCTTGATGGCGTGCTGTCGTGGAGCAGCCGCGACCGCGGTGATATTCGACAAAGCAGCGGTGCTGATGCGCCAAACGATGAAAGTATCAGTAATCTGCTGGCAAAAGGCAGCTGGAAACTGGATCCGGCACAAACCTTAAGCGGCAGCCTGCGTTACTACAACAACAACGCTCAGGAACCGGTTAACCCACAGGTGGTTCAGCCTGGTACCGGTAACCTGATGACCGATCGTTCCACCATTCAGCGCGATGTACAGCTGGGTTATCACCTCGATCCAAGCGATATGGAGTGGCTGAATGCCAACCTGACCACCTACTGGTCTGAAACCCGAATTAATGCCGGAACCCGTGATACCGGCAGTCAGTATCGCGAACAGACCACCAAAGGACTGAAGCTGGACAACCGCAGCCGCCTGTTTGCCGACAGTTTTGCTTCTCACCTGTTCACTTATGGCGGCGAATACTACCGCCAGGAGCAGCATCCGGGCGGAACCACCACCAGCTTCCCACAGGCGAAAATCGACTTCTCTTCCGGCTGGTTGCAGGATGAAATTACCCTGCGCGATATTCCGGCTTCACTGGTGCTCGGTACCCGCTACGATAACTATAGCGGCAGCAGCGATGGCTATGCCGATGTCGATGCCGATAAATGGTCCTCACGCGCCGCGCTCTCTGTGACGCCAACCGACTGGCTGATGCTGTTCGGCTCCTATGCGCAGGCGTTCCGCGCGCCAACCATGGGCGAGATGTATAACGACGACGTACACTTCTCGTTCCCGGGCTACGTTAACCGCTGGGTGCCAAATCCGAACCTGCGCCCTGAGACCAACTCAACGCGTGAAGCCGGTTTTGGTTTACGCTTTGACGACCTGCTGATGGCTAACGACGGAATCGAATTCAAGGCCAGTTATTTCGATACCGAAGCGAAGGATTACATTTCGACCACTGTCGATTTTGCCGCCGCCACGACCCAGTCTTACAACGTGCCGCAGGCGAAAATCTGGGGCTGGGATATGTCTCTGAAGTACAACACCGACGTGTTCAGCTGGGATCTGGCCTATAACCGTACTCGTGGTAAAGACAGCGATACCGGCGAGTGGATCTCCAGCCTGAACCCAGACACCGTTACCAGCATCCTCGATGTGCCGATTGCCCAGACTGCCTTCTCGGTCGGCTGGGTCGGCACCTTTGTTGAGCGTTCAACGCATATCAGTTCAACCTATGCCAACCAACCTGGCTACGCGGTCAATGATTTCTACCTGCGCTATAAAGGTCAGGATCGCCTGAAAGGCTTGACCACTACTCTGGTGTTGGCTAATGCCTTTGAAAAAGAGTACTACTCTACGCAGGGCATTCCGCAGGATGGGATCAACGGCAAAGTATTCGTCAGTTACCAGTGGTAA
- a CDS encoding heme/hemin ABC transporter substrate-binding protein: MKRWLIALLALPLSALATERVVSIGGDVTQIVYALDAQQNLVGRDSTSLHPALATKLPDVGYMRQLNAEGILALKPTLVLVSELAKPSMALEQVQQAGVKVVTVSGKADIKAIDDKISTIAQALQREEAGKSLQQRLDKQLATLNRQPLPVKVLFIMAHNGVTTMSAGRGTAADAAIQTAGLQNAMGNVQRYQPLSQEGVIASAPQLVVVGEDGLRTLGGKDNLWKLPGLAMTPAGQQHQLLVVDDMALLGFGIDTPSAILKLRKAAEAIAK; this comes from the coding sequence ATGAAACGCTGGCTAATCGCCCTGCTCGCTCTGCCGCTTTCGGCACTGGCGACTGAGCGCGTGGTATCGATTGGCGGCGACGTCACGCAGATTGTCTATGCACTCGACGCCCAGCAAAATCTGGTGGGTCGCGACAGTACCAGCCTGCATCCGGCGCTGGCGACCAAACTGCCGGATGTCGGCTATATGCGCCAGCTTAATGCCGAAGGCATTCTGGCATTAAAACCGACGCTGGTACTGGTCAGTGAGCTGGCTAAACCCTCGATGGCGCTGGAGCAGGTGCAGCAAGCCGGTGTAAAAGTGGTGACCGTCAGCGGTAAAGCCGATATCAAGGCTATCGACGATAAAATCAGCACGATTGCTCAGGCACTGCAGCGCGAAGAGGCGGGCAAAAGTTTGCAGCAACGCCTTGATAAACAGCTGGCTACGCTGAATCGCCAGCCGCTGCCGGTGAAAGTGCTGTTTATCATGGCGCACAACGGCGTCACCACCATGAGTGCCGGGCGTGGCACGGCGGCCGACGCAGCGATCCAGACCGCCGGGTTGCAGAATGCGATGGGCAATGTGCAGCGTTACCAGCCACTTTCACAGGAAGGGGTGATTGCCAGCGCGCCGCAGCTGGTGGTGGTGGGTGAAGATGGCCTGCGCACGCTGGGTGGCAAAGACAACCTGTGGAAGCTGCCGGGGCTGGCAATGACGCCTGCCGGACAGCAGCATCAGCTGCTGGTGGTGGATGATATGGCGCTGCTCGGCTTTGGCATCGACACACCTTCGGCCATCCTTAAGTTGCGTAAAGCGGCGGAAGCAATAGCAAAATGA
- the ppsR gene encoding posphoenolpyruvate synthetase regulatory kinase/phosphorylase PpsR has protein sequence MDAAGERSVFYISDGTAITAEVLGHAVMSQFPVAMNSVTLPFVENVQRAQAVKGQINAIYQKSGIRPLVFFSIVTPDVREIIMQSDGFCQDIVQSLVAPLQEELGMAPAPVAHRTHGLTASNLGKYDARIAAIDYALAHDDGISLRGLEDAQVILLGVSRCGKTPTSLYLAMQFGVRAANYPFIADDMDNLKLPPALKAHQQKLFGLTIDPERLSAIRQERAENTRYASMRQCRMEVGEVEALFRTHQIRYLNSTNYSVEEIATKILDIMGLNRHMY, from the coding sequence ATGGACGCAGCAGGCGAACGAAGTGTTTTCTACATCTCGGATGGTACGGCGATTACTGCTGAAGTGCTGGGTCACGCGGTGATGTCGCAATTTCCGGTAGCCATGAACAGCGTCACGCTACCTTTTGTTGAGAATGTCCAGCGGGCGCAGGCGGTAAAAGGTCAGATTAACGCCATCTATCAAAAAAGCGGTATTCGACCGCTGGTGTTTTTCTCGATTGTCACGCCGGACGTACGTGAAATCATTATGCAAAGCGACGGCTTTTGCCAGGATATTGTTCAGTCGCTGGTTGCTCCGCTTCAGGAAGAGCTGGGTATGGCTCCGGCTCCGGTGGCACACCGCACCCACGGCCTGACTGCCAGCAACCTCGGCAAGTATGATGCGCGTATCGCCGCCATTGATTACGCACTGGCGCATGATGATGGCATTTCGCTGCGCGGGCTGGAAGACGCGCAGGTGATTCTGTTAGGCGTATCGCGCTGCGGTAAGACCCCCACCAGCCTGTATCTGGCCATGCAGTTTGGCGTGCGTGCCGCCAACTATCCGTTTATTGCCGATGATATGGATAATCTGAAATTGCCACCGGCGCTAAAAGCGCATCAGCAGAAGCTGTTCGGGCTGACTATCGATCCGGAACGCCTGTCGGCGATTCGTCAGGAACGGGCGGAAAACACCCGCTACGCCTCAATGCGGCAATGCCGGATGGAGGTAGGCGAAGTCGAAGCGCTGTTCCGCACCCACCAGATTCGTTACCTCAACAGTACCAACTACTCGGTGGAGGAAATTGCCACCAAAATCCTCGATATCATGGGGCTGAATCGCCATATGTATTAG
- a CDS encoding FecCD family ABC transporter permease produces the protein MIARLPLRWLFAMLITLLVLAVLAANIGAMRLSLPMLWAAPADSMLWQIWLNIRLPRVLLAMLVGAALALSGAVMQGLFRNPLADPGLLGISSGAALAVALALVLPLALPAILALYLPMLAAFIGSMAITLIIFALTRSGQAGLSRLLLVGIAINALCGAAVGVLSWVSNDQQLRQLSLWGMGSLGQAQWSTLLASASLIIPAALLIQWLAARLNLLQLGEEEAHYLGVDVQRTQRHLLILSALLVAAAVAVSGIIGFIGLVVPHLMRICLGADHRWMLPGSVLAGAILLLVADTLARTLVAPAEMPVGLLTSLLGGPWFLWLILRRQGSSHA, from the coding sequence ATGATTGCGCGTTTACCGCTACGCTGGCTGTTCGCCATGCTGATTACGCTGTTAGTACTGGCGGTGCTGGCGGCCAATATTGGCGCAATGCGCCTGTCGTTACCGATGCTGTGGGCCGCGCCAGCCGACAGCATGCTGTGGCAAATCTGGCTGAATATTCGTCTGCCACGCGTGCTGCTGGCGATGCTGGTCGGCGCGGCGCTGGCGCTGTCAGGTGCCGTGATGCAGGGGCTGTTTCGCAATCCGCTGGCCGATCCCGGCCTGCTGGGTATCAGTAGCGGAGCGGCACTGGCGGTAGCACTTGCGTTAGTACTGCCGCTGGCGCTGCCCGCCATCCTCGCCCTTTATCTGCCGATGCTGGCAGCATTTATCGGCAGCATGGCGATTACGCTGATTATCTTTGCGCTGACCCGCTCGGGTCAGGCGGGATTATCCCGTCTGTTACTGGTAGGGATTGCCATCAACGCCCTTTGTGGCGCGGCGGTTGGCGTATTGTCATGGGTCAGTAACGATCAGCAGCTGCGTCAGTTATCGCTGTGGGGAATGGGCAGTCTCGGACAAGCTCAGTGGTCAACCTTACTGGCCTCTGCCTCACTGATTATTCCCGCCGCACTACTGATTCAGTGGCTGGCCGCACGGCTGAATCTGCTACAGCTTGGTGAAGAGGAAGCCCATTATCTCGGCGTGGATGTGCAGCGTACCCAGCGTCATTTATTAATTCTCAGCGCACTGCTGGTCGCCGCTGCGGTGGCAGTTAGCGGTATCATCGGCTTTATTGGCCTGGTCGTGCCGCATCTGATGCGTATCTGTCTCGGTGCCGATCACCGCTGGATGTTGCCGGGTTCAGTGCTGGCTGGCGCAATTTTATTGCTGGTTGCCGATACGCTGGCACGCACGTTGGTGGCACCGGCGGAAATGCCGGTCGGACTGTTAACCAGCCTACTGGGCGGCCCGTGGTTTCTGTGGCTGATTTTACGTCGTCAGGGAAGCAGCCATGCATAA
- a CDS encoding hemin-degrading factor: protein MNMIYQQYQALKAANPKKYARDLAADMAISEAELTHSRVGHDAQQLRNEMREMLQALEAVGETKSITRNEYAVHEQVGHYSNLHLSDHAGLVLNPRALDQRLFVNQWHSAFALKEQNARGERQSLQFFDAQGDAVLKVYTTDKTDLAAWQALVERFVQPQASDLIVTPLVTEATSEVTDAALIEQEWRAMTDVHQFFRLLKRHNISRQQAFHAVASDLACQVSNQSLRQILEVAKTDANEIMIFVGNRGCVQIFTGNVEKLMPMDNWINIFNREFTLHLIEDAIAESWVTRKPTADGFVTSLELFAADGTQIAQLYGQRSEGQPEQTQWREQLAALTREGVAA, encoded by the coding sequence ATGAACATGATTTATCAGCAATACCAGGCTTTGAAAGCCGCTAATCCAAAAAAATATGCCCGCGATCTGGCGGCCGATATGGCGATCAGCGAAGCAGAGCTGACCCATTCCCGCGTCGGACATGATGCACAGCAGCTGCGCAATGAGATGCGTGAAATGCTTCAGGCACTGGAAGCGGTCGGTGAAACCAAATCCATTACCCGCAATGAATACGCGGTGCACGAGCAGGTGGGTCACTACAGTAACCTGCATCTCAGCGACCATGCCGGGCTGGTGCTGAATCCACGCGCGCTGGACCAACGTTTGTTCGTTAATCAGTGGCACAGTGCCTTTGCACTGAAAGAGCAAAATGCGCGCGGCGAACGTCAGAGCCTGCAATTCTTTGATGCACAGGGCGATGCGGTACTGAAAGTCTATACCACCGATAAAACCGATCTTGCCGCATGGCAGGCGCTGGTTGAACGCTTTGTACAACCGCAAGCCAGCGATCTGATCGTGACGCCGCTGGTTACCGAGGCGACCAGTGAGGTCACCGATGCCGCGTTGATTGAGCAAGAGTGGCGCGCAATGACCGACGTGCATCAGTTTTTCCGCCTGCTGAAGCGTCACAATATCAGCCGCCAGCAAGCCTTCCACGCAGTAGCCAGCGATCTGGCCTGTCAGGTCAGCAATCAGTCGCTGCGCCAGATTCTTGAAGTGGCAAAAACTGACGCTAACGAAATTATGATCTTCGTTGGCAACCGCGGCTGCGTGCAGATCTTTACCGGCAACGTTGAAAAGCTGATGCCGATGGATAACTGGATCAATATCTTCAACCGTGAATTTACCCTGCATCTGATTGAGGATGCCATTGCCGAAAGCTGGGTAACCCGCAAACCGACCGCTGACGGTTTTGTCACCAGTCTCGAGCTGTTTGCTGCCGACGGCACGCAAATTGCCCAACTGTATGGTCAGCGTAGCGAGGGGCAACCTGAGCAGACGCAGTGGCGTGAACAGCTGGCGGCGTTAACCCGCGAAGGAGTTGCCGCATGA